The following proteins are co-located in the Campylobacter concisus genome:
- the flgA gene encoding flagellar basal body P-ring formation chaperone FlgA, which produces MYCVINDQISLSTFGFDGEDNEILNLEGKRAAKIDSKKLYEILTANFKTYNDKSGGSVAFVKNCSIMDEIQMRFLRSISDEYPGISISDLSISPQNKLPVNFKELVLKNIFLGDQNSQKGTFRASFEDVDLSLKSIYFKFSFNAKMPAFIAINSMNTNHILSLLDYQPTMIEFGKWPKDALSNSNSLALITKVQIKSGEILTKRQFNAINLVKKGQMLNAVLSEDGVKIIAEVKALEDGNLGDMIKIRTKDNKILQATVSGKDEAVIR; this is translated from the coding sequence ATGTATTGCGTTATAAATGATCAAATTTCGCTTAGTACTTTTGGCTTTGATGGCGAAGACAATGAAATTTTAAACCTAGAGGGCAAAAGAGCAGCCAAGATAGATAGCAAAAAACTCTATGAAATTCTAACAGCAAATTTTAAAACATATAATGACAAAAGTGGCGGAAGCGTTGCTTTTGTAAAGAACTGCTCTATTATGGATGAGATTCAAATGCGATTTTTAAGATCAATTAGCGATGAATATCCTGGTATCAGCATAAGTGACCTTAGTATTAGCCCACAAAATAAGCTTCCAGTAAATTTCAAAGAACTCGTTCTAAAAAATATCTTTTTAGGTGATCAAAATAGTCAAAAAGGTACATTTAGAGCATCATTTGAGGATGTTGACCTGAGTCTAAAAAGCATCTATTTTAAATTTAGCTTTAACGCTAAGATGCCAGCCTTCATAGCAATAAATTCAATGAATACAAACCATATTTTAAGCCTACTTGACTATCAGCCAACGATGATCGAGTTTGGCAAATGGCCAAAAGATGCACTTTCTAACTCAAATAGCTTAGCTCTTATAACAAAAGTGCAGATAAAAAGCGGCGAAATTTTAACCAAGCGTCAGTTTAATGCCATAAATTTAGTAAAAAAAGGTCAAATGCTAAATGCAGTCTTGAGTGAGGATGGGGTTAAGATAATAGCTGAAGTAAAGGCACTTGAGGATGGAAATTTAGGTGATATGATAAAGATAAGAACAAAAGATAATAAAATTTTACAGGCCACAGTTTCAGGTAAAGACGAGGCAGTGATAAGATGA
- a CDS encoding UbiX family flavin prenyltransferase yields MKKIVFAATGASGAGLFLKLVNAAKYSCEAHVIVSKNAMKVLEAEENLRLNLDDLGVKIYDDQDLSAGPASGSFGTDAMIIAPCSTNTLAKVANGISDTLITRAASVALKERQRLVLGVREMPFSAIALSQMQLLSSLGAIIAPPVLGYYTGIKSLLDMENFIIGKWLDALKIENNLYKRWQI; encoded by the coding sequence ATGAAAAAGATAGTATTTGCAGCCACTGGAGCAAGCGGAGCTGGACTTTTTCTAAAGCTAGTAAATGCCGCCAAATATAGTTGCGAGGCGCACGTCATAGTTAGTAAAAATGCCATGAAAGTCTTGGAGGCTGAGGAGAATTTGAGGCTAAATTTAGATGATCTTGGCGTAAAAATTTATGACGACCAAGATCTTAGCGCAGGCCCAGCTTCTGGCTCATTTGGCACGGATGCCATGATCATAGCACCCTGCTCTACTAATACTTTAGCAAAAGTTGCAAACGGCATAAGCGACACGCTCATCACAAGGGCCGCAAGTGTCGCGCTAAAGGAGAGGCAAAGGCTAGTTTTGGGAGTTAGAGAGATGCCGTTTTCTGCGATCGCACTTTCTCAGATGCAGCTACTCTCATCTCTTGGGGCCATCATCGCACCCCCAGTTTTAGGCTACTACACAGGTATAAAGAGCCTTCTTGATATGGAAAATTTCATCATCGGCAAGTGGCTTGATGCCTTAAAAATTGAAAATAATCTTTACAAAAGGTGGCAAATTTGA
- the coaD gene encoding pantetheine-phosphate adenylyltransferase, which produces MKKSCIYPGTFDPITNGHLDVIIRATKIFDKVIVAVAKSDSKQPMFAHEKRIEMAKEAVCELKNVSVLGFDNLLVDFAKSHGINTVIRGLRAVSDFEYELQIGYANAALWDEFETVYLMPSLNNAFISSSIVRSVLRHDGDVSNLVPAKILKNLKA; this is translated from the coding sequence TTGAAAAAATCTTGCATCTATCCAGGTACATTTGATCCCATTACAAACGGCCATTTGGACGTTATCATAAGAGCTACGAAAATTTTTGACAAAGTGATCGTCGCAGTCGCAAAAAGTGACAGCAAACAGCCGATGTTTGCACACGAAAAACGCATCGAAATGGCAAAAGAAGCAGTTTGCGAGCTAAAAAACGTAAGCGTTCTTGGCTTTGATAACTTGCTTGTTGATTTTGCTAAATCGCACGGCATAAATACCGTCATCAGGGGGCTTCGCGCGGTTAGTGACTTCGAGTACGAGCTACAAATCGGCTATGCAAACGCTGCACTTTGGGATGAATTTGAGACGGTTTATCTTATGCCAAGCTTAAATAACGCCTTCATCTCAAGCTCGATCGTCCGCTCAGTCTTGCGCCACGACGGCGATGTGAGCAACCTAGTGCCAGCAAAAATTCTAAAAAATTTAAAGGCGTAA
- the tmk gene encoding dTMP kinase: MYVLFEGIDGVGKSTQIEILASKFSDAIVTKEPGGTQLGENLREILLSSSIKIGKRAEILLFLADRAEHFEKLVAPNLSRLILSDRGFISGIAYALANDENLDESVLLELNKFALNDKFADKIIFFEASHELISSRLKSRGTSDKIEARGLEYLLKVQSLMKQILIKNGFETLFVDASKSIELISKEIENFINFK; the protein is encoded by the coding sequence ATGTATGTTTTGTTTGAAGGCATTGACGGCGTTGGCAAGAGCACACAGATAGAAATTTTAGCTTCTAAATTTAGTGATGCCATCGTCACAAAAGAGCCAGGCGGCACGCAGCTTGGTGAAAATTTACGAGAAATTTTACTAAGCTCGAGCATAAAAATCGGCAAAAGGGCTGAAATTTTGCTTTTTTTAGCTGACAGGGCTGAGCATTTTGAAAAGCTAGTCGCTCCAAATTTAAGTAGGCTAATACTTAGCGATAGAGGCTTTATCTCTGGCATCGCCTACGCTTTGGCAAATGATGAAAACTTAGATGAAAGCGTGCTTTTAGAGCTTAATAAGTTTGCACTAAATGATAAATTTGCAGACAAGATCATCTTTTTTGAAGCAAGCCATGAGCTTATAAGCTCGCGCCTAAAAAGTAGAGGCACAAGCGATAAGATAGAGGCTCGCGGTCTAGAGTATCTTTTAAAAGTGCAAAGCCTGATGAAGCAAATTCTTATCAAAAATGGCTTTGAGACGCTTTTTGTAGACGCATCTAAAAGCATAGAGCTAATTTCAAAAGAAATAGAAAATTTTATAAATTTTAAGTAA
- the hisS gene encoding histidine--tRNA ligase produces the protein MITALRGMKDILPARAKLYAQIIKTCEEVAKNYGYEQILTPHLEETALFKRSVGESSDIVGKEMYQFEDKGGNDVCLRPEGTAGVVRAFIEAKLDRANVTKRCFYHGSMFRYERPQKGRLREFHQFGCECFGEGSVYEDASIILMVSEIFNRLNIKTTLKINSLGDESSMKSYKAKLVKFLDKNDDKICEDCKRRKLLNPIRVLDCKVESCQEIYKNAPVITDSLSDEALADFEKLQEILTANGVKFEIDTKLVRGLDYYCKTAFEFISNEIGSQSAVAGGGRYDRLVEYLGGRASYGVGFAMGVERIMEILGEAEDERDGVYLCALDAANVDFIYNLGSKLRKKYQVEISYEAKKLQKHLQNADNKNVKIFLCVGENEMKKNKIWYKNLENKDEKTINLDELEKELG, from the coding sequence ATGATAACGGCACTTCGTGGCATGAAAGATATACTTCCAGCTCGCGCGAAACTTTACGCACAGATAATAAAAACCTGCGAGGAAGTCGCAAAAAACTACGGATATGAGCAAATTTTGACCCCGCATCTCGAGGAGACGGCGCTTTTTAAAAGAAGTGTCGGCGAGAGTAGCGACATTGTGGGCAAAGAGATGTATCAGTTTGAAGACAAAGGCGGTAACGACGTTTGCTTGCGACCTGAGGGCACGGCTGGCGTGGTTAGAGCGTTTATCGAGGCAAAACTTGACAGGGCAAATGTGACAAAACGCTGCTTTTATCACGGCTCAATGTTTCGCTACGAGCGCCCACAAAAAGGCCGCTTAAGAGAGTTTCACCAGTTTGGCTGTGAGTGTTTTGGTGAGGGCAGCGTCTATGAGGATGCGAGCATTATCTTGATGGTGAGCGAAATTTTTAACAGGCTAAATATCAAAACAACCCTAAAAATAAACTCCCTTGGCGACGAGAGCTCGATGAAGTCTTACAAAGCAAAGCTTGTCAAATTTTTAGATAAAAATGACGATAAAATTTGCGAAGACTGCAAAAGACGAAAGCTTTTAAATCCTATCCGCGTGCTTGACTGCAAGGTAGAGAGCTGCCAAGAAATTTATAAAAATGCCCCAGTTATCACTGATAGCTTAAGCGATGAGGCGCTGGCTGATTTTGAAAAACTGCAAGAAATTTTAACGGCAAATGGCGTTAAATTTGAGATAGACACTAAGCTAGTTCGTGGGCTTGATTATTACTGCAAGACGGCGTTTGAGTTTATTAGCAATGAGATCGGCTCACAAAGTGCAGTAGCAGGCGGAGGCAGATACGATAGGCTTGTTGAGTATCTTGGCGGTAGAGCAAGTTATGGCGTTGGCTTTGCGATGGGCGTTGAGAGGATAATGGAAATTTTAGGTGAGGCCGAGGATGAGCGAGACGGAGTTTATCTTTGCGCGCTTGATGCAGCGAATGTTGATTTTATCTATAATCTTGGCTCAAAACTTCGCAAAAAATATCAGGTTGAAATTTCTTATGAAGCCAAAAAACTTCAAAAACATCTACAAAATGCCGACAATAAAAATGTAAAAATTTTCCTTTGCGTAGGCGAAAACGAGATGAAAAAGAATAAAATTTGGTATAAAAATTTAGAAAATAAAGATGAAAAAACGATAAATTTAGATGAGCTTGAAAAGGAGCTGGGATGA
- the speA gene encoding biosynthetic arginine decarboxylase has translation MNDFGLSIWGNSNFVIEDGKVCINAASKPAIIDIVKEIRDDGYRGPLLLRFPHLIQKQIEQIHASFAKAKKEFAYKGSFNAVFPLKVNQYPGFVKNLVRLGKPYNYGLEAGSKAELLLTMAYNNEKAPITVNGFKDKEMINIGFIAAEMGHNITLTIEGLNELEAIIAIAKERFKPKPKIGLRVRLHSTGSGLWAKSGGIHSKFGLTSTELIEAVKMLKKANLLENFTMIHFHIGSQISEIHPLKKALIEAGNIYAELRKMGASNLKAINLGGGLAIEYSQFKEESSRNYTLNEYANDVVYMLKTISEQKKEIEPDIFIESGRYIAASHALLVAPVLELFSQEYTEEKLNLKKNNPNLITELVDLYKSIKPSNALEYLHDAIHHTESILTLFDLGYVDLQDRSNAEVLLRLISKKAVVMLGNKSNSSDLTKIQKEVQERYLLNFSIFQSLPDFWGLKQNFPIMPLDRLDERPTLPASIWDITCDSDGEISYDDEKNPLLLHDVDVEKEDYFLGFFLVGAYQEVIGMKHNLFTHPTEATVEITSDGYKVTNLLESQSILDIMEDMDYDIYEIQDTLNERLEKSTLINETQKKQILGELYLFLNDNSYLKTIN, from the coding sequence ATGAATGATTTTGGACTTAGCATTTGGGGCAATTCAAATTTTGTTATAGAAGATGGCAAAGTCTGTATAAATGCAGCCAGCAAACCAGCGATCATAGACATCGTAAAAGAGATAAGAGACGACGGATATAGAGGGCCACTACTGCTTCGCTTTCCGCACCTTATCCAAAAGCAGATCGAGCAGATCCACGCAAGCTTTGCAAAAGCAAAGAAAGAATTTGCCTACAAAGGCAGCTTTAATGCCGTTTTTCCACTTAAAGTCAATCAATATCCTGGCTTTGTAAAAAATTTAGTGCGCCTTGGCAAACCCTACAACTACGGCCTTGAAGCTGGCAGTAAGGCTGAGCTACTTTTAACTATGGCTTACAATAACGAAAAAGCTCCCATAACCGTAAATGGCTTTAAAGATAAAGAGATGATAAATATAGGCTTTATCGCCGCTGAAATGGGGCACAACATCACGCTAACGATTGAGGGCTTAAACGAGCTTGAAGCGATAATCGCCATCGCAAAAGAGCGCTTTAAACCAAAACCAAAGATCGGACTTAGGGTAAGACTGCACTCGACAGGATCGGGACTCTGGGCAAAAAGTGGTGGCATACACTCTAAATTTGGACTAACATCAACTGAACTGATAGAAGCTGTAAAGATGCTAAAAAAGGCAAATTTGCTTGAAAATTTCACGATGATACACTTTCACATCGGCTCTCAAATAAGCGAGATCCACCCTCTTAAAAAGGCACTCATCGAGGCTGGCAACATCTACGCTGAGCTTAGAAAAATGGGTGCCTCAAATTTAAAAGCGATAAATTTGGGCGGCGGTCTAGCGATTGAATACTCGCAGTTTAAAGAGGAGAGCAGCAGAAACTATACGCTAAATGAATACGCAAACGACGTTGTTTATATGCTTAAAACCATAAGTGAGCAAAAAAAGGAGATCGAACCAGATATTTTTATAGAGTCAGGTCGCTATATTGCCGCTTCTCACGCGCTTTTGGTCGCTCCTGTGCTTGAGCTATTTTCTCAAGAATACACCGAAGAGAAGCTAAATTTAAAGAAAAATAATCCAAATTTAATAACCGAGCTAGTTGATCTTTATAAATCAATCAAGCCTTCAAACGCCCTAGAGTACCTGCATGACGCCATCCACCACACCGAGAGCATACTCACGCTCTTTGATCTAGGCTATGTCGATCTGCAAGATAGATCAAACGCAGAGGTGCTTTTAAGGCTAATTAGCAAAAAAGCTGTCGTGATGCTTGGCAACAAGAGCAACTCAAGCGATCTAACCAAAATTCAAAAAGAGGTTCAAGAGAGATACTTGCTAAATTTCTCGATCTTTCAAAGCTTGCCAGACTTTTGGGGACTAAAGCAAAATTTCCCTATCATGCCGCTTGACAGGCTTGATGAGCGCCCTACCCTGCCAGCTTCGATCTGGGACATCACCTGCGATAGCGACGGCGAGATCAGCTATGATGACGAGAAAAACCCACTGCTTTTGCACGACGTGGATGTGGAGAAGGAGGATTATTTCTTGGGATTTTTCCTAGTTGGCGCATATCAAGAGGTGATCGGCATGAAGCACAACCTCTTCACTCATCCAACAGAAGCTACGGTAGAGATAACAAGTGATGGCTACAAGGTCACAAATTTACTAGAGAGCCAGTCGATCCTTGATATCATGGAGGACATGGACTACGATATCTATGAGATCCAAGACACTTTAAATGAACGCTTAGAGAAATCAACTCTGATAAACGAAACGCAAAAGAAGCAAATTTTGGGCGAACTTTATCTATTTTTAAATGATAATAGCTACTTAAAGACAATCAACTAA